In the genome of Pseudomonas fluorescens, the window CCTCCAGGCACCGCAGCGGCTAGGCACAACGCTGCGCATAGACTTTTGCATGGAAGGCTGGAAAGAACTACCTGACAGAAATGACAGTTCCGACGAACGGTAGCCGGCGATCGACGGTGCTCATCAACTGCGTAATGGACGCCAGGTCCGGCAGAGCGGCCTGGCTGACCTGGACGTTGCCCGCGACTGGCGGCAACGGCGCCTGCTGCTCATTAAAGATGAAGACGTGATGAACCTGCGGGTTGTCGGTAAAGAAATTCAACAGGTCCAGCGCTCCGCTGGCCATCGCCCCATTGACGAGCACCAGATCCAGAGGCTCGCAACCGTACTCCACCAGCGGAAGGAGCTCGTCGAGGCTCTGCACCGGAGCCACCCGAAAATAGCCAAGCTGGTTGAACAGCCGCTCGATCCGCAGGCGGTTGAAGTGCTGCGCATCGGCGATCAGGATGCGCAGGGATTTGTTCGGCAAGGTGACCTCCAAAAGGATGTCGGTTTCAAGAGGTCGCAAAGCCTACGGAAGACCGCCCTAGGTTTATGTAGGAATATTCCCAAATAAATGCCGGTTTGTCTGACTCTTGCCAGGGAAACCCTGGCCTTTACTCCGTGGTACTCGGACTCCAGAACGCCTGCACCACCAGGGTCGACATCGAAATCCGTGCCACCAGCGCATCCAGTTCATCACCATCGACCGAGGTGGTCGCCAGGGTGGCTTCGATTTCAATTTCATCGGTGCCGAAGGCGTGCACATCGACATCGCTGGCCGGATAGTTGCTGCGTTCCAGCTCGGCTTCGAGCAAGGCCAGCACGGTTTTCTGCTGGGTGCGCCGGGCGATGACATAGACGATGTTGGTGACTTCCGCCGAAATCACATCCAGCGGCTGACGGTTGATGTTGTTGACGATCGGCCGCAGCAGCGTGTTTGCCGCCAGCACAAACAAGGTGCCAAGCAGCGCCTCGGCCAGCAGGTCGGCACCGGCGCAGGCACCGACCGCCGCCGAGGTCCAGAGCGTGGCAGCCGTATTGAGGCCGCGCACATTGCCCTCTTCGCGCATGATCACCCCGGCACCGAGAAAGCCGATGCCGGAAACCACGTAGGCTACGACCCGCACGGCGCCTTCGGCACCGGCGAGCCGGTTGGCCATGTCGACGAAAATCGCCGCGCCCACCGCCACCAGCACATTGGTGCGCAGGCCCGCGGTGCGCTGCCGGTACTGGCGCTCGAAACCGATCAGGCCACCGAGGATGAAGGCCGCGCTGAGGCTGACCAGGGTGTCGAGCAGGGAGGTCAGGTTGAGATTGTTAAGTGCTTGCATGATGAATTCCTTGAAAAACATACGCCCCCCTGTGGGAGCGAGCCTGCTCGCGATGACGGCGGCACATTCGACATTTATGGGACTGACCCACCGCTATCGCGAGCAGGCTCGCTCCCACAAGGGCTGCGTTGATTTGCCAGCCTTGCGGCTTTATTGCCAGCCAAACCGGCGAATGTAGAACCCCTTCACCGCCTGGGTCAGCGCCATGTACGCCAGCAGGATCACCGGCAGGAACACGAAGTACAGCGATGGCAACGCCTGCAACTTGAAGTAATGCGCCAGCGGTCCCATCGGCAGGAAAATCCCCACGGCCATGATCAGCCCGGTCATCACCAGCAACGGCATGGCCGCGCGGCTTTGCAGGAACGGGATCTTCGGCGTGCGAATCATGTGCACGATCAGGGTCTGGGTCAGCAGCCCGACCACGAACCAGCCGGACTGGAACAGGGTCTGGTGATCCGGGGTGTTGGCATCGAACACGTACCACATCAAGGCGAACGTGGTGATGTCGAAGATCGAGCTGATCGGTCCGAA includes:
- a CDS encoding MgtC/SapB family protein is translated as MQALNNLNLTSLLDTLVSLSAAFILGGLIGFERQYRQRTAGLRTNVLVAVGAAIFVDMANRLAGAEGAVRVVAYVVSGIGFLGAGVIMREEGNVRGLNTAATLWTSAAVGACAGADLLAEALLGTLFVLAANTLLRPIVNNINRQPLDVISAEVTNIVYVIARRTQQKTVLALLEAELERSNYPASDVDVHAFGTDEIEIEATLATTSVDGDELDALVARISMSTLVVQAFWSPSTTE
- a CDS encoding chemotaxis protein CheY, which translates into the protein MPNKSLRILIADAQHFNRLRIERLFNQLGYFRVAPVQSLDELLPLVEYGCEPLDLVLVNGAMASGALDLLNFFTDNPQVHHVFIFNEQQAPLPPVAGNVQVSQAALPDLASITQLMSTVDRRLPFVGTVISVR